The following proteins are encoded in a genomic region of Channa argus isolate prfri chromosome 3, Channa argus male v1.0, whole genome shotgun sequence:
- the LOC137123281 gene encoding E3 ubiquitin/ISG15 ligase TRIM25-like isoform X3 encodes MAQANISVTESQFRCPICLDILKEPVSIPCGHTYCMVCINNYWDQADSGHSSCPQCRDKFSPRPVLRRNTVLAEVVDKLKLSEMVPAPELYVEGVGDVPCDFCTAESKLRAVKSCLVCLASLCELHVLPHREVSTLRRHKLVAAVERPAERLCAQHRLGLEPAGSGSDGEVAEWSGDCLLCEADQEEVHNVDPQRARRQLQESQRMVQGRIQSGERELEEFQQSFEALKVSASAVLEDSEALFADMTLRLEKSKAEVRARIEAKERAVVGRAERDVEMLEKDLEELRKRDEEIGQLLQTEDNAHVLQAAPLLCIPLTTGRYCGALSLPTEAFRGARRALCHLRSLIEEVCREEVDKISRAVNENFMSVGESVKAVPASEFPLSVLSLQPADQRMRGAFLRFFCRLSLDPNTAHPTLALLEGGQGAHCGEEPQSYHPHPQRFDSVAQVLCKEAQFGSASYWEVEWRGGGWIDIGVTYRSIGRKGGGKPCLLGRNENSWRLRCTHAGYAAWHDNRKTTVAAPPCPRIGVFLERQKGALSFYSVSDTVLLLHTFRCLFSQPLYPAFRLDLDSTLLICPHEVTNGNPT; translated from the exons ATGGCCCAGGCGAATATCTCGGTGACGGAGAGCCAGTTCAGGTGTCCCATCTGCCTAGACATCCTGAAGGAGCCGGTGTCCATCCCGTGCGGACACACCTACTGCATGGTTTGCATCAACAACTACTGGGACCAGGCGGACTCGGGACACTCCAGCTGCCCACAGTGCCGGGACAAGTTCAGCCCTCGGCCGGTGCTGCGGAGGAACACGGTGCTCGCCGAGGTCGTGGACAAACTCAAGCTGAGCGAGATGGTCCCGGCGCCGGAGCTCTACGTTGAGGGGGTCGGGGACGTCCCGTGCGACTTCTGCACGGCGGAGAGCAAGCTCAGGGCGGTCAAGTCGTGTCTGGTCTGCCTGGCATCCTTGTGCGAGCTCCACGTCCTGCCGCACAGGGAGGTCAGCACGCTGCGGCGGCACAAGCTGGTGGCCGCGGTGGAGCGTCCGGCGGAGCGGCTGTGCGCGCAGCACCGCTTGGGTTTGGAGCCCGCGGGGAGCGGGTCTGACGGGGAGGTCGCGGAGTGGAGCGGGGACTGTCTGCTGTGCGAGGCCGACCAGGAGGAAGTGCATAACGTGGACCCCCAAAGAGCCCGGAGACAG CTCCAGGAAAGTCAGAGGATGGTTCAAGGCAGGATTCAAAGTGGCGAGAGAGAACTGGAGGAGTTTCAACAAAGCTTTGAGGCACTcaag GTATCAGCGTCGGCTGTTTTGGAGGACAGCGAGGCTCTGTTCGCAGACATGACCCTCCGTCTGGAGAAATCCAAGGCAGAG GTTCGAGCGAGGATCGAGGCGAAAGAGCGAGCGGTGGTGGGGAGGGCTGAACGCGACGTGGAGATGCTGGAAAAAGACCTGGAGGAGCTGAGGAAGAGGGACGAGGAGATCGGTCAGCTGCTGCAAACAGAGGACAACGCCCATGTCCTTCAG GCGGCGCCACTTCTTTGCATCCCTCTCACCACTGGTAGGTACTGCGGAGCTCTCAGCCTGCCCACGGAGGCCTTCAGGGGCGCCAGGAGAGCGCTGTGCCACCTCCGGAGCCTCATCGAGGAGGTCTGCAGGGAGGAAGTGGACAAGATCAGTCGTGCAG TCAATGAAAACTTCATGTCTGTTGGAGAGAGTGTAAAAG CTGTGCCTGCATCGGAGTTCCCtctgtctgttttgtctcttcAGCCAGCTGATCAGAGGATGAGAGGAGCTTTTCTCAGAT tTTTCTGTCGACTCTCCTTGGACCCAAACACCGCTCACCCTACACTGGCTCTCCTGGAGGGGGGCCAAGGTGCCCACTGTGGTGAGGAGCCCCAGTCCTATCACCCTCACCCCCAGCGCTTCGATTCAGTGGCACAGGTGCTGTGCAAGGAGGCCCAGTTTGGCAGCGCCAGCTACTGGGAGGTCgagtggaggggagggggatgGATTGACATTGGTGTCACCTACCGAAGCATTGGACGTAAAGGTGGCGGAAAGCCCTGCCTCCTGGGGCGCAATGAGAACTCCTGGCGGCTAAGATGTACACACGCCGGCTACGCCGCCTGGCACGACAACCGTAAGACCACAGTGGCTGCCCCGCCCTGCCCGAGGATCGGTGTGTTCCTGGAGCGGCAGAAAGGAGCGTTGTCCTTCTACAGCGTGTCGGACACAGTGCTGCTCCTACACACATTCCGGTGCCTGTTCTCTCAGCCGCTGTACCCAGCCTTCCGCCTGGACCTAGACTCCACCCTGCTCATCTGCCCCCATGAGGTCACCAATGGAAATCCAACCTAG
- the LOC137123281 gene encoding E3 ubiquitin/ISG15 ligase TRIM25-like isoform X2 → MAQANISVTESQFRCPICLDILKEPVSIPCGHTYCMVCINNYWDQADSGHSSCPQCRDKFSPRPVLRRNTVLAEVVDKLKLSEMVPAPELYVEGVGDVPCDFCTAESKLRAVKSCLVCLASLCELHVLPHREVSTLRRHKLVAAVERPAERLCAQHRLGLEPAGSGSDGEVAEWSGDCLLCEADQEEVHNVDPQRARRQLQESQRMVQGRIQSGERELEEFQQSFEALKVSASAVLEDSEALFADMTLRLEKSKAEVRARIEAKERAVVGRAERDVEMLEKDLEELRKRDEEIGQLLQTEDNAHVLQAAPLLCIPLTTGRYCGALSLPTEAFRGARRALCHLRSLIEEVCREEVDKISRAVNENFMSVGESVKGGRNLSAENAKPHQTQSTLSEWPQTRAVPASEFPLSVLSLQPADQRMRGAFLRFFCRLSLDPNTAHPTLALLEGGQGAHCGEEPQSYHPHPQRFDSVAQVLCKEAQFGSASYWEVEWRGGGWIDIGVTYRSIGRKGGGKPCLLGRNENSWRLRCTHAGYAAWHDNRKTTVAAPPCPRIGVFLERQKGALSFYSVSDTVLLLHTFRCLFSQPLYPAFRLDLDSTLLICPHEVTNGNPT, encoded by the exons ATGGCCCAGGCGAATATCTCGGTGACGGAGAGCCAGTTCAGGTGTCCCATCTGCCTAGACATCCTGAAGGAGCCGGTGTCCATCCCGTGCGGACACACCTACTGCATGGTTTGCATCAACAACTACTGGGACCAGGCGGACTCGGGACACTCCAGCTGCCCACAGTGCCGGGACAAGTTCAGCCCTCGGCCGGTGCTGCGGAGGAACACGGTGCTCGCCGAGGTCGTGGACAAACTCAAGCTGAGCGAGATGGTCCCGGCGCCGGAGCTCTACGTTGAGGGGGTCGGGGACGTCCCGTGCGACTTCTGCACGGCGGAGAGCAAGCTCAGGGCGGTCAAGTCGTGTCTGGTCTGCCTGGCATCCTTGTGCGAGCTCCACGTCCTGCCGCACAGGGAGGTCAGCACGCTGCGGCGGCACAAGCTGGTGGCCGCGGTGGAGCGTCCGGCGGAGCGGCTGTGCGCGCAGCACCGCTTGGGTTTGGAGCCCGCGGGGAGCGGGTCTGACGGGGAGGTCGCGGAGTGGAGCGGGGACTGTCTGCTGTGCGAGGCCGACCAGGAGGAAGTGCATAACGTGGACCCCCAAAGAGCCCGGAGACAG CTCCAGGAAAGTCAGAGGATGGTTCAAGGCAGGATTCAAAGTGGCGAGAGAGAACTGGAGGAGTTTCAACAAAGCTTTGAGGCACTcaag GTATCAGCGTCGGCTGTTTTGGAGGACAGCGAGGCTCTGTTCGCAGACATGACCCTCCGTCTGGAGAAATCCAAGGCAGAG GTTCGAGCGAGGATCGAGGCGAAAGAGCGAGCGGTGGTGGGGAGGGCTGAACGCGACGTGGAGATGCTGGAAAAAGACCTGGAGGAGCTGAGGAAGAGGGACGAGGAGATCGGTCAGCTGCTGCAAACAGAGGACAACGCCCATGTCCTTCAG GCGGCGCCACTTCTTTGCATCCCTCTCACCACTGGTAGGTACTGCGGAGCTCTCAGCCTGCCCACGGAGGCCTTCAGGGGCGCCAGGAGAGCGCTGTGCCACCTCCGGAGCCTCATCGAGGAGGTCTGCAGGGAGGAAGTGGACAAGATCAGTCGTGCAG TCAATGAAAACTTCATGTCTGTTGGAGAGAGTGTAAAAG GTGGCAGAAATCTCAGCGCGGAAAACGCCAAACCTCATCAAACCCAGTCAACACTGTCTGAATGGCCACAAACTAGAG CTGTGCCTGCATCGGAGTTCCCtctgtctgttttgtctcttcAGCCAGCTGATCAGAGGATGAGAGGAGCTTTTCTCAGAT tTTTCTGTCGACTCTCCTTGGACCCAAACACCGCTCACCCTACACTGGCTCTCCTGGAGGGGGGCCAAGGTGCCCACTGTGGTGAGGAGCCCCAGTCCTATCACCCTCACCCCCAGCGCTTCGATTCAGTGGCACAGGTGCTGTGCAAGGAGGCCCAGTTTGGCAGCGCCAGCTACTGGGAGGTCgagtggaggggagggggatgGATTGACATTGGTGTCACCTACCGAAGCATTGGACGTAAAGGTGGCGGAAAGCCCTGCCTCCTGGGGCGCAATGAGAACTCCTGGCGGCTAAGATGTACACACGCCGGCTACGCCGCCTGGCACGACAACCGTAAGACCACAGTGGCTGCCCCGCCCTGCCCGAGGATCGGTGTGTTCCTGGAGCGGCAGAAAGGAGCGTTGTCCTTCTACAGCGTGTCGGACACAGTGCTGCTCCTACACACATTCCGGTGCCTGTTCTCTCAGCCGCTGTACCCAGCCTTCCGCCTGGACCTAGACTCCACCCTGCTCATCTGCCCCCATGAGGTCACCAATGGAAATCCAACCTAG
- the LOC137123281 gene encoding E3 ubiquitin/ISG15 ligase TRIM25-like isoform X1 encodes MAQANISVTESQFRCPICLDILKEPVSIPCGHTYCMVCINNYWDQADSGHSSCPQCRDKFSPRPVLRRNTVLAEVVDKLKLSEMVPAPELYVEGVGDVPCDFCTAESKLRAVKSCLVCLASLCELHVLPHREVSTLRRHKLVAAVERPAERLCAQHRLGLEPAGSGSDGEVAEWSGDCLLCEADQEEVHNVDPQRARRQLQESQRMVQGRIQSGERELEEFQQSFEALKVSASAVLEDSEALFADMTLRLEKSKAEVRARIEAKERAVVGRAERDVEMLEKDLEELRKRDEEIGQLLQTEDNAHVLQAAPLLCIPLTTGRYCGALSLPTEAFRGARRALCHLRSLIEEVCREEVDKISRAVNENFMSVGESVKGGGRNLSAENAKPHQTQSTLSEWPQTRAVPASEFPLSVLSLQPADQRMRGAFLRFFCRLSLDPNTAHPTLALLEGGQGAHCGEEPQSYHPHPQRFDSVAQVLCKEAQFGSASYWEVEWRGGGWIDIGVTYRSIGRKGGGKPCLLGRNENSWRLRCTHAGYAAWHDNRKTTVAAPPCPRIGVFLERQKGALSFYSVSDTVLLLHTFRCLFSQPLYPAFRLDLDSTLLICPHEVTNGNPT; translated from the exons ATGGCCCAGGCGAATATCTCGGTGACGGAGAGCCAGTTCAGGTGTCCCATCTGCCTAGACATCCTGAAGGAGCCGGTGTCCATCCCGTGCGGACACACCTACTGCATGGTTTGCATCAACAACTACTGGGACCAGGCGGACTCGGGACACTCCAGCTGCCCACAGTGCCGGGACAAGTTCAGCCCTCGGCCGGTGCTGCGGAGGAACACGGTGCTCGCCGAGGTCGTGGACAAACTCAAGCTGAGCGAGATGGTCCCGGCGCCGGAGCTCTACGTTGAGGGGGTCGGGGACGTCCCGTGCGACTTCTGCACGGCGGAGAGCAAGCTCAGGGCGGTCAAGTCGTGTCTGGTCTGCCTGGCATCCTTGTGCGAGCTCCACGTCCTGCCGCACAGGGAGGTCAGCACGCTGCGGCGGCACAAGCTGGTGGCCGCGGTGGAGCGTCCGGCGGAGCGGCTGTGCGCGCAGCACCGCTTGGGTTTGGAGCCCGCGGGGAGCGGGTCTGACGGGGAGGTCGCGGAGTGGAGCGGGGACTGTCTGCTGTGCGAGGCCGACCAGGAGGAAGTGCATAACGTGGACCCCCAAAGAGCCCGGAGACAG CTCCAGGAAAGTCAGAGGATGGTTCAAGGCAGGATTCAAAGTGGCGAGAGAGAACTGGAGGAGTTTCAACAAAGCTTTGAGGCACTcaag GTATCAGCGTCGGCTGTTTTGGAGGACAGCGAGGCTCTGTTCGCAGACATGACCCTCCGTCTGGAGAAATCCAAGGCAGAG GTTCGAGCGAGGATCGAGGCGAAAGAGCGAGCGGTGGTGGGGAGGGCTGAACGCGACGTGGAGATGCTGGAAAAAGACCTGGAGGAGCTGAGGAAGAGGGACGAGGAGATCGGTCAGCTGCTGCAAACAGAGGACAACGCCCATGTCCTTCAG GCGGCGCCACTTCTTTGCATCCCTCTCACCACTGGTAGGTACTGCGGAGCTCTCAGCCTGCCCACGGAGGCCTTCAGGGGCGCCAGGAGAGCGCTGTGCCACCTCCGGAGCCTCATCGAGGAGGTCTGCAGGGAGGAAGTGGACAAGATCAGTCGTGCAG TCAATGAAAACTTCATGTCTGTTGGAGAGAGTGTAAAAG GAGGTGGCAGAAATCTCAGCGCGGAAAACGCCAAACCTCATCAAACCCAGTCAACACTGTCTGAATGGCCACAAACTAGAG CTGTGCCTGCATCGGAGTTCCCtctgtctgttttgtctcttcAGCCAGCTGATCAGAGGATGAGAGGAGCTTTTCTCAGAT tTTTCTGTCGACTCTCCTTGGACCCAAACACCGCTCACCCTACACTGGCTCTCCTGGAGGGGGGCCAAGGTGCCCACTGTGGTGAGGAGCCCCAGTCCTATCACCCTCACCCCCAGCGCTTCGATTCAGTGGCACAGGTGCTGTGCAAGGAGGCCCAGTTTGGCAGCGCCAGCTACTGGGAGGTCgagtggaggggagggggatgGATTGACATTGGTGTCACCTACCGAAGCATTGGACGTAAAGGTGGCGGAAAGCCCTGCCTCCTGGGGCGCAATGAGAACTCCTGGCGGCTAAGATGTACACACGCCGGCTACGCCGCCTGGCACGACAACCGTAAGACCACAGTGGCTGCCCCGCCCTGCCCGAGGATCGGTGTGTTCCTGGAGCGGCAGAAAGGAGCGTTGTCCTTCTACAGCGTGTCGGACACAGTGCTGCTCCTACACACATTCCGGTGCCTGTTCTCTCAGCCGCTGTACCCAGCCTTCCGCCTGGACCTAGACTCCACCCTGCTCATCTGCCCCCATGAGGTCACCAATGGAAATCCAACCTAG
- the LOC137123281 gene encoding E3 ubiquitin/ISG15 ligase TRIM25-like isoform X4, with the protein MAQANISVTESQFRCPICLDILKEPVSIPCGHTYCMVCINNYWDQADSGHSSCPQCRDKFSPRPVLRRNTVLAEVVDKLKLSEMVPAPELYVEGVGDVPCDFCTAESKLRAVKSCLVCLASLCELHVLPHREVSTLRRHKLVAAVERPAERLCAQHRLGLEPAGSGSDGEVAEWSGDCLLCEADQEEVHNVDPQRARRQLQESQRMVQGRIQSGERELEEFQQSFEALKVSASAVLEDSEALFADMTLRLEKSKAEVRARIEAKERAVVGRAERDVEMLEKDLEELRKRDEEIGQLLQTEDNAHVLQAAPLLCIPLTTGRYCGALSLPTEAFRGARRALCHLRSLIEEVCREEVDKISRAAVPASEFPLSVLSLQPADQRMRGAFLRFFCRLSLDPNTAHPTLALLEGGQGAHCGEEPQSYHPHPQRFDSVAQVLCKEAQFGSASYWEVEWRGGGWIDIGVTYRSIGRKGGGKPCLLGRNENSWRLRCTHAGYAAWHDNRKTTVAAPPCPRIGVFLERQKGALSFYSVSDTVLLLHTFRCLFSQPLYPAFRLDLDSTLLICPHEVTNGNPT; encoded by the exons ATGGCCCAGGCGAATATCTCGGTGACGGAGAGCCAGTTCAGGTGTCCCATCTGCCTAGACATCCTGAAGGAGCCGGTGTCCATCCCGTGCGGACACACCTACTGCATGGTTTGCATCAACAACTACTGGGACCAGGCGGACTCGGGACACTCCAGCTGCCCACAGTGCCGGGACAAGTTCAGCCCTCGGCCGGTGCTGCGGAGGAACACGGTGCTCGCCGAGGTCGTGGACAAACTCAAGCTGAGCGAGATGGTCCCGGCGCCGGAGCTCTACGTTGAGGGGGTCGGGGACGTCCCGTGCGACTTCTGCACGGCGGAGAGCAAGCTCAGGGCGGTCAAGTCGTGTCTGGTCTGCCTGGCATCCTTGTGCGAGCTCCACGTCCTGCCGCACAGGGAGGTCAGCACGCTGCGGCGGCACAAGCTGGTGGCCGCGGTGGAGCGTCCGGCGGAGCGGCTGTGCGCGCAGCACCGCTTGGGTTTGGAGCCCGCGGGGAGCGGGTCTGACGGGGAGGTCGCGGAGTGGAGCGGGGACTGTCTGCTGTGCGAGGCCGACCAGGAGGAAGTGCATAACGTGGACCCCCAAAGAGCCCGGAGACAG CTCCAGGAAAGTCAGAGGATGGTTCAAGGCAGGATTCAAAGTGGCGAGAGAGAACTGGAGGAGTTTCAACAAAGCTTTGAGGCACTcaag GTATCAGCGTCGGCTGTTTTGGAGGACAGCGAGGCTCTGTTCGCAGACATGACCCTCCGTCTGGAGAAATCCAAGGCAGAG GTTCGAGCGAGGATCGAGGCGAAAGAGCGAGCGGTGGTGGGGAGGGCTGAACGCGACGTGGAGATGCTGGAAAAAGACCTGGAGGAGCTGAGGAAGAGGGACGAGGAGATCGGTCAGCTGCTGCAAACAGAGGACAACGCCCATGTCCTTCAG GCGGCGCCACTTCTTTGCATCCCTCTCACCACTGGTAGGTACTGCGGAGCTCTCAGCCTGCCCACGGAGGCCTTCAGGGGCGCCAGGAGAGCGCTGTGCCACCTCCGGAGCCTCATCGAGGAGGTCTGCAGGGAGGAAGTGGACAAGATCAGTCGTGCAG CTGTGCCTGCATCGGAGTTCCCtctgtctgttttgtctcttcAGCCAGCTGATCAGAGGATGAGAGGAGCTTTTCTCAGAT tTTTCTGTCGACTCTCCTTGGACCCAAACACCGCTCACCCTACACTGGCTCTCCTGGAGGGGGGCCAAGGTGCCCACTGTGGTGAGGAGCCCCAGTCCTATCACCCTCACCCCCAGCGCTTCGATTCAGTGGCACAGGTGCTGTGCAAGGAGGCCCAGTTTGGCAGCGCCAGCTACTGGGAGGTCgagtggaggggagggggatgGATTGACATTGGTGTCACCTACCGAAGCATTGGACGTAAAGGTGGCGGAAAGCCCTGCCTCCTGGGGCGCAATGAGAACTCCTGGCGGCTAAGATGTACACACGCCGGCTACGCCGCCTGGCACGACAACCGTAAGACCACAGTGGCTGCCCCGCCCTGCCCGAGGATCGGTGTGTTCCTGGAGCGGCAGAAAGGAGCGTTGTCCTTCTACAGCGTGTCGGACACAGTGCTGCTCCTACACACATTCCGGTGCCTGTTCTCTCAGCCGCTGTACCCAGCCTTCCGCCTGGACCTAGACTCCACCCTGCTCATCTGCCCCCATGAGGTCACCAATGGAAATCCAACCTAG
- the mfng gene encoding beta-1,3-N-acetylglucosaminyltransferase manic fringe: protein MRKRWVCRRLPILIFAFFIILYVDFQLRTSSLPKLSAVNHPSPGAAQRAFQQDPSSAKDAQNPATSSSSSIDDNRQSGHSTSEGARVTQPKLTQEDIFIAVKTTGRFHRTRLALLLETWVSRTKAHTFIFTDTEDTDLSSKGYNVVVTGCLPDHSQQALSCKMSAEYDGFMASDKRWFCHVDDDNYVNPEALLSLLSTFPQEGDIYVGKPSLDKPITAHELLEGNKTREVRFWFATGGAGFCLSRRLAEKMAPWASGSRFEQMSATIRLPDDCTVGFIVEKRLGVSMVHCPLFHSHLENLLLVSQRSIAHQVTLSYGIFENKMNSIDVKGSFSKEDDPSRFKTVHCLLYPFTSWCP, encoded by the exons ATGCGTAAAAGATGGGTCTGTCGGAGGCTGCCTATCTTAATTTTTGCTTTCTTCATCATTCTCTATGTGGATTTTCAATTACGCACCAGCAGCCTTCCCAAACTCAGCGCGGTCAACCATCCGTCACCCGGTGCGGCACAACGCGCCTTCCAACAGGATCCCTCTTCGGCCAAAGACGCACAGAACCCggccaccagcagcagcagcagcatcgaTGACAACAGACAATCTGGACACTCGACCTCTGAGGGTGCACGCGTCACGCAGCCAAAACTGACGCAGGAGGACATCTTCATCGCTGTGAAGACCACCGGGCGGTTCCACAGGACGCGCCTTGCGCTCCTTTTGGAGACGTGGGTCTCGAGAACCAAGGCGCAT ACGTTCATTTTTACAGACACGGAAGATACGGACTTAAGTTCAAAAG GTTATAATGTGGTGGTAACAGGATGCCTGCCGGACCACAGTCAGCAGGCTCTGTCCTGCAAGATGTCTGCAGAGTACGACGGCTTCATGGCCTCGGACAAGAG GTGGTTTTGCCATGTGGATGATGATAACTATGTGAACCCGGAGGccctcctctccctgctctcaACCTTCCCCCAGGAAGGTGACATCTACGTTGGCAAACCGAGCCTGGACAAGCCCATCACTGCTCACGAGCTGCTGGAGGGCAACAAAACG AGGGAAGTGCGGTTCTGGTTTGCTACAGGGGGCGCAGGATTCTGTTTAAGTCGACGGTTGGCGGAGAAGATGGCTCCCTGGGCCAG tgGCTCACGGTTTGAACAGATGTCCGCCACCATCCGTCTCCCTGACGACTGTACGGTGGGCTTTATTGTTGAAAAGAGATTGGGTGTCTCAATGGTTCACTGTCCTTTATTCCACTCCCACCTGGAAAACCTGCTGCTCGTCAGCCAAAGAAGCATAGCACACCAG GTGACACTGAGCTATGGGATTTTTGAGAACAAGATGAACAGCATTGATGTGAAGGGAAGCTTCTCTAAGGAGGACGACCCCTCCAG GTTTAAGACCGTGCACTGCCTCCTGTATCCTTTCACCAGCTGGTGTCCATGA